A genomic segment from Legionella quinlivanii encodes:
- a CDS encoding L,D-transpeptidase: MEARNLRKFILAAFAFCVFDNTYADSAIIPDNIPHINVASNTFIFNPRKLTWVAISSNGKVVRSGKASGGSHYCRDIRRSCKTPSGTYRVMSKSGAGCRSSRYPLGKGGAPMPYCMFFSKYYAIHGSPDVPNYNASHGCIRVRPGDAKWLNQNFVKIGTKVIVRPY; the protein is encoded by the coding sequence ATGGAAGCAAGAAACCTCCGCAAATTCATCCTCGCTGCATTCGCTTTTTGTGTATTCGATAATACCTATGCTGACAGTGCAATAATTCCAGACAACATACCCCATATTAATGTAGCCTCTAATACCTTTATTTTTAATCCGAGGAAATTAACCTGGGTTGCGATATCCAGTAATGGGAAGGTGGTACGAAGCGGAAAAGCATCGGGTGGAAGTCATTACTGCCGTGATATCAGACGCTCTTGTAAAACTCCTTCGGGAACTTATCGGGTAATGAGTAAAAGCGGGGCAGGATGTCGTTCCAGCCGTTATCCCTTGGGAAAGGGCGGAGCTCCTATGCCTTATTGTATGTTTTTCAGCAAATATTATGCAATACACGGGTCTCCCGATGTTCCCAATTACAATGCCAGCCACGGCTGTATTCGTGTAAGACCTGGTGATGCTAAATGGCTGAATCAGAATTTCGTCAAGATTGGAACAAAGGTGATTGTAAGACCTTACTAG